A stretch of DNA from bacterium:
GCAGATATTGGAGTAAGAATACAGAATCCAGAATACAAAATGCAGAGTTTAATAAGATTTGTATCCATACTCTTCATTTTTGGGTTTGGGTTAAAAGCAGCTCTTATCCCATTCCATGCATGGCTACCGGATGCACACCCATCTGCACCTGCCCCAATCTCATGTATGCTTTCAGGGCTCCTAATAAAGGCACTTGGAGTTTATGCTCTAATAAGAGTATTTTACTGTATATTTGGGGTAAATCTTACAAGTAAATGGATATTGCTTACATTAGGTGCAGTTTCTATGGTCGTAGGAGCACTACTAGCGATACCACAAGATGATTTTAAAAGGATGCTCGCTTATTCATCAATATCACAGGTAGGTTATATAATCATTGGAGTAGCTTCTGGGTCGCCACTCGGAATTATAGGTGGCCTTTTCCATTTAGCAAATCATGCTACATTTAAGGGGTTACTATTCTTAAACTCAGGCTCAGTTGAAGTCCAAACTAGGACAAGGGACCTTAACAAAATGGGTGGGCTATCTAAAGTTATGCCAATTACTTCCGGTAGTTGCCTCATTGGGTCACTATCAATTTCGGGTATACCACCATTTAATGGGTTCTGGAGTAAGTTATTTATAATAATTGGACTCGTCCAAGGTGGCCATATTGCTTTAGGAGTACTTGCTACAATGGTAGCGGTGATAACACTTGCTTATTACTTAAGAATTCAACGACTTGCTTTCTGGGGTAAAGCACGCAGAAAGTTTGAGAGAATTAAAGAATCGCCATGGACAATGTGTTTTGCAATGATTTCACTTGCAATTATATGTCTTGGGGCAGGTATTTTTTACCCATGGATAAAAGATGTTGTGCTAAATCCAGCAGTAGAAGTGATAACACAAGGGACTAATTATGGGATTCGGGTTCTTTCATTGGTCCAATGACATTTTAGAAAAACTAAACTATTATGCGTAGACTTTCTTTTGTTATAGTTGCTTTTGTGATATGGGTGCTCGTCACATGGAGTCTATCATGGCAAGAGCTCACTATTGGGCTTGTTGTTGTTTTATTTACTTCACTTTTATTTGGTGAAAGTTTTCCCGGCTTTAAGATATTCTCACCTAAACGCATTGGCTGGCTTATTTACTATATTCCTGTGTGGATATTTGCTTGCATACTCGCAAATCTTGATGTTGCCTATCGGGCGATACACCCAAAAATGCCAATAAAACCGGGAATTGTCAAAATACGAACATCGTTAAAATCAGATATTGGGAAGACTGTACTTGCAAACTCAATCACAATGACGCCGGGGACTATGACTGTTGACATCAATGGCGAATACCTTTACATTCATTGGATATGGGTAGGAGATGAAAAGATTGAGGAAGCTACCCGTATAATTGCAGAAAGATTTGAACGCATTTTGAAGCATATATTTGAATGATTCTCTGTTTAAATCAATGATATGATTGGTATTCCTTTATATTTCTTTATTCCTTTGGCAGTATGTATATTTATGTGCCTATATAGAATAGCACGTGGACCTACTCTTGTAGATAAGATGATTGGGATAGATTTTCTTAATGTGGTTCTTATCGGGTACTGTAGTTTACTTGCATTTTATATAAAGAGACCATTTCTTCTTGATATTTCACTTGTGCTTGCTATACTTAACTTTGTCGGCACCCTTACACTTGCAAAATATCTTGAGGGTAGAAAGCTTGATAAATAAAAAAGGGGGCAAAATGCTGTATTGTGGAGATAGAGTAACTGGGGGCCTTATTATATTGGCTATTGGAGTTATATTTTTACTACGTAACCTAAAAATAATTACTCAACCAGTTTGGAGTGTTATGTGGCCTGCAATCTTGATTGTCATCGGAATAGGGGTAATTATTGAGGGAATAAAAGTGGTAATTAGAAGAAAGAAAGGATAGTATGGAGATAAGGGGTTCCGGTAGAGCTATAGCATCGCTTGTGTGTGGGATACTGAGTATATTTATGCCCGGAGTTGGATTTGTGCTTGGAATTCTTGGGATTGTATTTGGAGCTGTTGCAAGGAGTGAGATTAGACGAAGTGAAGGTAAGCTCAGGGGTGAAGGGATGGCGGTTGCTGGACTCGTTTGTGGTATAGTTGGATTAGCAACCACTGTATTCTGGCTCTCAATACTTAGGATAATTGGAAGTTTGTTTAAATCAGCAATTTTGTATAATATATAATGAATGTAATGGGGATTATAATAATATTTATTGGTCTTACATTTGACTTCTTTGGCTGTCTTGGTCTTATAAGGTTTCCGGATATCTATAATCGATTACAAGCTGCTACAAAAGGTGTTACTCTTGGGACATGTGGTATATTAGTTGGGCTTTGCTTTCTGTCACATTCGTTACCATTTGCTATAAAATCAATTATATGCGCTGTCTTCATTATATCTACTTGTCCTGCTGCAACTCATGCTCTTGTGAGAGGAGCGTATATATTTGGGATAAAACTGTGGGATAAAAGCATAATAGACAAGTATAAAGAAGATAATCCCAATAATTAGAGTATGACTTGGATTTCAGACATTTCAAAATACGAAGGTAAGGAAGTTACAATTAGGGGCTGGCTTTATAACAAGCGGTCGAGTGGTAAAATACATTTCCTGTTAATCCGAGATGGAACAGGTATTATCCAATGTGTTGTATCAGACAAAGATGTATCCAAAGAGACATTTGAGTTATGTGGCCGTATCGTACAGGAGTCATCAGTTATAGTAAATGGTATAGTTAAAAAGGATTCAAGAGCCCCCGGTGGCTATGAACTTGAGCTAAAAGATATAAGAGTTGTTCAGCTTACAGAATCTTACCCCATATCTAAAAAGTCACACGGTATAGATTTTCTCTTATCAAATCGTCATCTGTGGCTCAGGTCAAGACAGCAATATGCAATTATGAGAATAAGAGCAGAAGTTATGATGGCTATTCAAGATTTTTTTTCCTCCCATGGCTTCATTAGACTTGACGCTCCTATACTCACACCATCTGCATGCGAGGGAACTACCACACTGTTTGAAGTCCCTTATTTTGGGAATAAAGTTTACTTATCACAATCTGGTCAACTTTATGCAGAGGCTGGTTGTATGGCTTTTGGTAAGGTGTACACATTTGGACCTACTTTTAGGGCAG
This window harbors:
- a CDS encoding monovalent cation/H+ antiporter subunit D family protein gives rise to the protein MNNLIPIFVAIPLGTAFVLAMLFKLNERVSDVLANIATFSLLCLSLRMIPILAKYGYFIYKIGGWAPPFGINFVLDGLSLFMLIVVSIVSFFASFYSISYMEHYTDKPRYYAIFLLMIAGMNGIILTGDLFNLFVFIEIASIASYALVGFGTQHEELEAAFKYMVMGEIASLLILLGVILLYSGVGSVNMADIGVRIQNPEYKMQSLIRFVSILFIFGFGLKAALIPFHAWLPDAHPSAPAPISCMLSGLLIKALGVYALIRVFYCIFGVNLTSKWILLTLGAVSMVVGALLAIPQDDFKRMLAYSSISQVGYIIIGVASGSPLGIIGGLFHLANHATFKGLLFLNSGSVEVQTRTRDLNKMGGLSKVMPITSGSCLIGSLSISGIPPFNGFWSKLFIIIGLVQGGHIALGVLATMVAVITLAYYLRIQRLAFWGKARRKFERIKESPWTMCFAMISLAIICLGAGIFYPWIKDVVLNPAVEVITQGTNYGIRVLSLVQ
- a CDS encoding Na+/H+ antiporter subunit E is translated as MRRLSFVIVAFVIWVLVTWSLSWQELTIGLVVVLFTSLLFGESFPGFKIFSPKRIGWLIYYIPVWIFACILANLDVAYRAIHPKMPIKPGIVKIRTSLKSDIGKTVLANSITMTPGTMTVDINGEYLYIHWIWVGDEKIEEATRIIAERFERILKHIFE
- a CDS encoding cation:proton antiporter, encoding MIGIPLYFFIPLAVCIFMCLYRIARGPTLVDKMIGIDFLNVVLIGYCSLLAFYIKRPFLLDISLVLAILNFVGTLTLAKYLEGRKLDK
- a CDS encoding DUF5668 domain-containing protein; this encodes MLYCGDRVTGGLIILAIGVIFLLRNLKIITQPVWSVMWPAILIVIGIGVIIEGIKVVIRRKKG
- a CDS encoding DUF4190 domain-containing protein: MEIRGSGRAIASLVCGILSIFMPGVGFVLGILGIVFGAVARSEIRRSEGKLRGEGMAVAGLVCGIVGLATTVFWLSILRIIGSLFKSAILYNI
- the mnhG gene encoding monovalent cation/H(+) antiporter subunit G yields the protein MGIIIIFIGLTFDFFGCLGLIRFPDIYNRLQAATKGVTLGTCGILVGLCFLSHSLPFAIKSIICAVFIISTCPAATHALVRGAYIFGIKLWDKSIIDKYKEDNPNN